The DNA segment ATCGTCGAGTACCCGACGGCGACCGGCATCATCCAGGCCTCGTGGAACTGGCCGTACCACCGGAAGGATATGGAGGTGTATGCGGATTCCGGCTACGCCATCGCGGTCGACCCCGTGAAGCTACGCGTGCGCAAGACCGGCGAAGAGGAGCAGATCACGCGGGGTGTGAGCCTGCAAGCGCCGTATGACCACCCGTTGACCTACCTCGCGGCCGTCGTTCGCGGTGAAGTACGCGTGGCGCCGCACGACCTTTCGTCGCTCGACAACAACCTCACCGTCACAGAAATCCTGGATGCCGCCCGAGTTTCGGCCGCGACGGGTAGGCGGGTGCTCTTGACGCGTTAAGCGTTTTTTTATGGCGAAAGAAAGGCAGTCCTCGCGGCCGGCGGTCCGCGGTCCCCGCAAGAGTCCGGAGGAGAAGGCGTACGAGGAGATGGGCTTCAAGGAGCGTTTTGCGGCGCTGAGCCATATCCCCCCGTTTTTTAGTCTGTTGTGGCAGGCCGGCCCGGGGATGATGGTCGCCAACCTGCTCCTCCGGCTCGTCCGTTCCGCCGTGCCGGTGGCGACGCTCTACATCGGCAAACTCATCATCGACGAAGTGATCCGCCTGGTCAACGCCGGCGGCGGCGAGATGGACCGGATCTGGCTCTATCTGGGGGCGGAGCTGGCGCTGGTCATCGTGTCCGATCTCATCGGCCGCCTCGTTTCGCTGCTCGATGGCTTGCTGGGCGATCTGTTCACGAACGATGTCTCGGTGCGGCTGATGCGGCATGCGGCGCAGCTGGATCTGATCCATTTTGAGGAGTCCACGTTTTACGACAAACTCGAACGCGCCCGCCAGCAGTCGTACAACCGCCACGTCCTGATGAGCCAGATCTTCAACCAGCTCCAGAATCTGGTGACGATCCTGTTCCTGGCCGCAGGCCTCGTCTTCCTGGCGCCCTGGCTCATCCTCCTGCTCATCGTGACGCTCGTGCCGGCCTTTCTCGGGGAGGCGCACTTCAACACCAAAAGTTACTCCCTCATCCGCGGGTGGACAGAGGAGCGGCGGGAGCTGGATTACCTTCGCTACACCGGCGCGAGCAACGAAACGGCCAAGGAAGTGAAGATCTTCGGGCTGTCCGATTTTCTCTCCGGCCGCTACAAAGATCTCGCCGACGCCTACTACCAGGCCAACCGGACACTCTCGATCCGACGTGCCGGCTGGGGCGGCCTGCTGGCGGTGTTCGGGACGATCGGATATTACGCCGCGTACGCGATCATCGTATGGCGCACGGTCGATGGGCAGTTTTCGGTGGGCGACCTCACCTTTCTCGCCGGCTCGTTTTCACGGTTGCGCGGCTTGCTGGAAGGACTTCTGCTGAGCTTCGCCACCATCGTCGAACGCGCGCTGTATCTCAAAGACCTGTTTGAGTTCTTCGAACTCAAACCGGCCATCATCCAGATCGCCTCGCCCCGCCCCGTCCCCAGCCCGCTCCGCGAGGGGTTTCGTTTTGAAAACGTCGGCTTCCGGTATCCGGGGACAGATGTGTGGGCGGTGCGGGAGCTCACCTTCGAACTCCCCGTCAACCAGATCGTCGCCCTGGTCGGAGAAAACGGCGCCGGCAAGACGACGCTCGTCAAGCTCCTCGCACGGCTGTACGACCCGGACGAAGGCCGAATCCTGTTGGATGGCCACGATATGCGCGAGTACGACGTCGATGCCCTGCGGAGCCGGATCGGCGTGATCTTTCAGGATTTTGTCAGGTATGACTGGACCGCCGGCGACAACATCGCTGTCGGCCGGATCGAGCAGCGGGACGAAAAACCCCGCGTCGAGCAGTCCGCCGAGATGGGCATGGCGCGCGCCGTGATCGATAAACTTCCGGCAGGGTTCGATCAGATGCTGGGCCGGCGGTTCTCGGAAGGCGTCGAACTTTCCGGAGGCGAGTGGCAGAAGGTCGCCCTCGCCCGCGCCTATATGCGCGACGCCGAACTGGTCATCCTCGATGAACCCACCGCCGCCCTCGACGCAAGGGCCGAATACGAGGTGTTTAAGCGGTTTTCGGAGCTGACCGAGGGCAAGATGGCCGTGTTGATTTCCCACCGGTTCTCGACCGTCCGTATGGCCGATCGCATTCTGGTGTTGGAACAGGGTCGGCTCGTCGAAGACGGCACCCACGAAGAACTCCTCGCCCTCGGCGGCCGTTACGCCGAACTGTTCAGCCTCCA comes from the Rhodothermales bacterium genome and includes:
- a CDS encoding ABC transporter ATP-binding protein, which encodes MAKERQSSRPAVRGPRKSPEEKAYEEMGFKERFAALSHIPPFFSLLWQAGPGMMVANLLLRLVRSAVPVATLYIGKLIIDEVIRLVNAGGGEMDRIWLYLGAELALVIVSDLIGRLVSLLDGLLGDLFTNDVSVRLMRHAAQLDLIHFEESTFYDKLERARQQSYNRHVLMSQIFNQLQNLVTILFLAAGLVFLAPWLILLLIVTLVPAFLGEAHFNTKSYSLIRGWTEERRELDYLRYTGASNETAKEVKIFGLSDFLSGRYKDLADAYYQANRTLSIRRAGWGGLLAVFGTIGYYAAYAIIVWRTVDGQFSVGDLTFLAGSFSRLRGLLEGLLLSFATIVERALYLKDLFEFFELKPAIIQIASPRPVPSPLREGFRFENVGFRYPGTDVWAVRELTFELPVNQIVALVGENGAGKTTLVKLLARLYDPDEGRILLDGHDMREYDVDALRSRIGVIFQDFVRYDWTAGDNIAVGRIEQRDEKPRVEQSAEMGMARAVIDKLPAGFDQMLGRRFSEGVELSGGEWQKVALARAYMRDAELVILDEPTAALDARAEYEVFKRFSELTEGKMAVLISHRFSTVRMADRILVLEQGRLVEDGTHEELLALGGRYAELFSLQAEGYR